A segment of the Sulfurovum indicum genome:
GCATGATCCCGTCCTCCGCCAAAACTGTCTCCCTTAAGGACTTTGTTATAGGAGCGATGTTCGATACTCATATAGATCAGCCATGGTTTTCCAACGATCAGCCTGTAGGGTACCGGTCCCCAGAAACGGCTGTCGTTAGAGTTGTCACGGTTGTCGCCGATCATGTAGAAGTTGTCCTCAGGTACCTTGGCATAGAGCGCGTTGATCATCTTGCTCCCTATTTCATAGAGCGGAGCATCAAGCTCTTCTACCATCAGAGGGATCATATCGATCTCTTTGTTGTACATATAGTAGTTGAGCAGAGCATCAAAGATGTTCATACCTTCGGGTACATACTGTATACCCGGATATTTATCCATATAAGGGTTCTCTACCCAGAGTTTTCCGCGTAATTTTCTGATCTTCTCTTTTGGATAGTGCTCTTTAATGTAGGCATCACCTTCATGAAAATGGATAAGGAGTTTTTTGTTCGCATAGATTATCTCATCACCGCCTACAGCTACACACCGCTTGACATAATGGATCTTTTCATTTTTCGGATACCTGAAAATAACTATATCTTCTCTTTTGGGACGGGGCCCTTCAATGAGGTGTCCGTTACCGTTGAAGTCAGGCAGAATAGGGATCTCCAGCCAGGGAAGATGAGGGGTTGGAATACCGTAAGAGAACTTCTTGGCAAAAAGAAAATCTCCAATAAGCTGTGTACGCTTCATCGAACCGCTCGGAATGACAAAAGACTGTGCTACAAAGAAGATGAGGAAAAGAACGATAATGATCGTTCCTGTCCATGAGCTTGAAAACCTATAGAGTCCTGAAAAAAACTTTTTCACTTATGCCCTTTGTTGTGCAGATTTGAGTGTATTGGCAAGAAGCATGGCAATGGTCATAGGGCCGACACCACCGGGTACAGGTGTAATGTAGGAGCATTTTGGTGCAACATTTTCAAAGTCTACATCACCTACGAGTGATCCGTCCTCGATACGATTGATACCGATATCGATCACGATAGCTCCCTCTTTGACCATATCTTCTTTAATAAGCCCGGGAACTCCCACACCTACTACGACAATATCTGCTTTGGAGGTATGTGCCTTGAGGTCTTTTGTGAAGATATGTGTCACGGTCACGGTCGCATTGGCATTAAGCAGCAGTGAAGCCATTGGTTTACCGACAATATTGCTTGCCCCGACAACACAGACATCTTTCCCTTCCAGGTCGATCTCATACTCTTCGAACATCTTCATCACCCCCAGCGGCGTACATGGTACGAAACTGTCAAGGTTGGTGACCAGACGGCCGACATTGTAAGCATGGAATCCGTCTACATCTTTTTTGGGGTCGATCACTTCAAGTATTTTGTCCGTATCAATGTGTGCAGGAAGAGGAAGTTGTACCAAAATACCGTCGATATGCGGGTTGCTGTTCATCATTTCGATGATCTCGATGATCTCGTCCTGGCTGATAGTATCGGGCATATTGTGTGTAATGGAGTAGAACCCCACATTCTCACAGGCTTTGGCTTTCATTTTGACATAGGCATGGCTTGCAGGATCATCTCCTACAAGAATGACTGCAAGTCCGGGGACGATGTTCTTTTCCTGTTTGAGTTTCTCAACTTCAGAAGCAACAGAGGTTTGAACTTTGTTGGCGAGTGCTTTACCATCGATCAATTGCATAAGTATAGCCTTGTTAGAGGGCAACTGCAGATTTGAGATGCCCTAATGTTTTTTAGGGTAGTATTATATCCAAATTAGTTTAGCATTGAAAAGGAATCGTATTGATATTAAAGCGTTTGCTTCTGACTTTACCCTTACTGTTATGTGCAGAGGAAGATTTTATCTCGCATTATGAATATGGAGAGATGCTCTACAACAATCCAAGAGGGGTGAGCTGTGCACAGTGTCACGGTGCAAAAGGAGAGGGAAAGATCATTGTAGAGTTTCGGGATATTCACGGGAAACAGACACTCAGAGGGTCGGATATCCGCCTCAAGAGTCTGGAGCAGATGCGCAACAGTGTTAACCGATACCATCCGGTAATGCCCCGTTATTACCTGACAGATGAAGAGGTGAAAGCGATCTATGACTATCTACAGGTAAAGAATGCTGACTATATCCAGGCACACATCGCTTTCAGAAAAGATAAGAGCCATTCATAACAGTTTGCTATATATTGTATATTATTCTTAAAGTTAAAAATGAATATGGTATTGCTTCGGAAAGAGACTTAAAAGATAAAAGTGTTTTTTAAAAGATATGATAAAGAGTTGAAGATAGTGTATTGAAGTAATTAGGTGATAGAAGAAGATCCCCGACCTGAGTCGGGAATAGGATTAAACTGCTGTTACGTTCTCAGCCTGTGGTCCTTTTTGGCCTTCACCAACTTCGAATGTTACTGCTTGACCTTCTGCAAGTGTTACACGTCCGCCTTCAGGGTTGTTGACCTGACGAAAATGGACAAATACATCGCTCCCGCCGTTCTCTTGTTGGATAAAGCCGTAACCTTTTTCATCATTGAACCATTTTACTGTTCCGTTTACTAATTCTGCCATTGTTATACCTTTGGTAATTTAAATTTGTGAAAACATTTAAATAGAGAGTCTTTCGGGGTCTTGCAGGGTTTTTACACACACATAACACTCAAAAGATGAACTCGATCCTCATCTTTCATCATCACTATTGTAGCTGCTTTTCTTAGGTTC
Coding sequences within it:
- a CDS encoding cold-shock protein gives rise to the protein MAELVNGTVKWFNDEKGYGFIQQENGGSDVFVHFRQVNNPEGGRVTLAEGQAVTFEVGEGQKGPQAENVTAV
- the folD gene encoding bifunctional methylenetetrahydrofolate dehydrogenase/methenyltetrahydrofolate cyclohydrolase FolD, which produces MQLIDGKALANKVQTSVASEVEKLKQEKNIVPGLAVILVGDDPASHAYVKMKAKACENVGFYSITHNMPDTISQDEIIEIIEMMNSNPHIDGILVQLPLPAHIDTDKILEVIDPKKDVDGFHAYNVGRLVTNLDSFVPCTPLGVMKMFEEYEIDLEGKDVCVVGASNIVGKPMASLLLNANATVTVTHIFTKDLKAHTSKADIVVVGVGVPGLIKEDMVKEGAIVIDIGINRIEDGSLVGDVDFENVAPKCSYITPVPGGVGPMTIAMLLANTLKSAQQRA
- a CDS encoding c-type cytochrome, with the translated sequence MILKRLLLTLPLLLCAEEDFISHYEYGEMLYNNPRGVSCAQCHGAKGEGKIIVEFRDIHGKQTLRGSDIRLKSLEQMRNSVNRYHPVMPRYYLTDEEVKAIYDYLQVKNADYIQAHIAFRKDKSHS
- the lepB gene encoding signal peptidase I codes for the protein MKKFFSGLYRFSSSWTGTIIIVLFLIFFVAQSFVIPSGSMKRTQLIGDFLFAKKFSYGIPTPHLPWLEIPILPDFNGNGHLIEGPRPKREDIVIFRYPKNEKIHYVKRCVAVGGDEIIYANKKLLIHFHEGDAYIKEHYPKEKIRKLRGKLWVENPYMDKYPGIQYVPEGMNIFDALLNYYMYNKEIDMIPLMVEELDAPLYEIGSKMINALYAKVPEDNFYMIGDNRDNSNDSRFWGPVPYRLIVGKPWLIYMSIEHRSYNKVLKGDSFGGGRDHAGLKRVCGDLPIDSKECETLWNRQRYTVRWGRVGRRIETMQTEQPIQ